The proteins below are encoded in one region of Silene latifolia isolate original U9 population chromosome 2, ASM4854445v1, whole genome shotgun sequence:
- the LOC141644233 gene encoding TORTIFOLIA1-like protein 4 → MSTNPDLRHQLLTHIDKLSDRSTFPTSSAFLSHLATTLPISHLPTFLSSILSLDSATKSPARVHCISLLSLLSVTHPPPSLSTHLPKILAFLLRRLRDTDSSSAVRAAVASAVAAVASHHPVLVIDTLSNSVFTEQHGGAQLGCCVCLKAAVESVGVSGLTDGGKLIARVVKLLKGDAYKAKAGLIGVMESVVGCNGGIVINGKNGGSLVVESVVGCAVEMLSCEDWAARKGAAMVLQVVADVVDVGVVIKVKGFVVSSLESRRFDKVKVARETMNRAWEAWKAIPGGPDEVMPLSRSSSSFSKDYGSSGGGSPPLPRRSSFTTSEASKIKKTMTKSTSLSMSSSTRDNIVPELPKGKHTLSKSRSSLSDDSTITDSSSISKSSHDFGFETPQSKKHMLKSRLSLPEDFSESKQTQTKTRNKKLGPYQNDDSRKSLDWKIEIAVPSAPSTKCESEDEIGLQDRNMEVTTSSSETSNFYRSSEERIKKTGFRNRAQVNPVVEVGEVDSLDVQGGPYEQVGESTAESEELSLIRNQLSQIERQQSDLLDLVQRFMGKSQNGIESLETRVSGLERALDVISHDLAIQTGRIPNNGSAGSTCCPSTEFLSPKFWRRAEGRSSNSKPSYPGNLPNRDTNPETLLMDGYRVSEQNEIKSRDLWGNQHQTSQRGRTCSPRSFDSASTTAFITPVVKGA, encoded by the exons atgtcGACCAATCCCGACCTCCGCCACCAACTCCTAACCCACATCGACAAACTCTCAGACCGTTCCACCTTCCCAACCTCTTCCGCTTTCTTATCCCATCTCGCAACCACCCTCCCCATCTCCCACCTCCCTACATTCCTCTCTTCCATCTTATCTCTCGATTCCGCCACCAAATCACCGGCACGTGTCCACTGCATCTCCCTCCTTTCTCTCCTCTCCGTCACCCACCCACCTCCTTCTCTCTCCACTCACCTCCCTAAAATCCTCGCCTTCCTCCTCCGCCGGCTCCGGGACACCGACTCCTCCTCCGCCGTCCGCGCCGCCGTGGCATCCGCCGTCGCCGCGGTAGCATCTCACCACCCCGTCCTCGTTATCGACACGTTATCAAACTCCGTGTTCACGGAACAACACGGTGGGGCCCAGCTAGGGTGTTGCGTGTGTCTCAAGGCGGCGGTGGAGTCCGTCGGTGTATCGGGTTTGACCGACGGAGGGAAATTAatagcgagagtagtgaaattgTTGAAAGGCGATGCGTATAAGGCGAAAGCCGGGTTGATTGGGGTGATGGAGAGTGTTGTTGGGTGTAATGGCGGAATTGTAATTAATGGGAAAAATGGGGGTAGTTTGGTGGTGGAGAGTGTGGTTGGGTGTGCGGTTGAGATGTTGAGTTGCGAAGATTGGGCCGCGAGGAAAGGTGCTGCAATGGTGTTACAGGTTGTTGCTGATGTTGTTGATGTTGGGGTTGTGATTAAGGTTAAAGGGTTTGTTGTTAGTTCGTTAGAGTCGAGGAGATTCGATAAG GTCAAGGTAGCTCGCGAGACAATGAACCGGGCATGGGAAGCATGGAAGGCGATACCTGGTGGTCCTGATGAAGTCATGCCTTTGTCAAGGTCTAGTTCATCCTTTTCTAAAG ATTAtggtagtagtggtggtggttcACCGCCTCTTCCCAGGAGGTCCTCTTTTACCACCTCAGAAGCGTCTAAGATTAAGAAAACAATGACGAAGAGTACTTCGCTTTCCATGTCCTCAAGTACTCGAGATAACATTGTTCCTGAACTCCCTAAGGGTAAACATACATTGTCAAAAAGCCGCTCATCCTTGTCCGATGACTCAACCATCACCGATTCTTCTTCAATCTCTAAAAGTTCCCATGATTTCGGTTTTGAAACTCCTCAATCAAAGAAGCATATGTTGAAGAGTAGATTATCTTTGCCAGAAGATTTTTCCGAGAGTAAGCAGACTCAAACAAAAACCCGTAACAAGAAGTTAGGCCCATACCAAAATGATGATTCGAGGAAATCATTGGATTGGAAAATCGAAATAGCTGTTCCTTCAGCTCCATCGACAAAGTGTGAGTCTGAAGACGAGATTGGATTGCAGGATAGAAATATGGAAGTGACTACCTCTAGTTCAGAAACGAGCAACTTCTACAGAAGCTCCGAGGAAAGAATTAAGAAAACGGGTTTCAGAAACAGGGCCCAAGTAAATCCGGTTGTTGAGGTGGGTGAAGTTGATAGTTTGGATGTACAAGGAGGACCATATGAACAAGTGGGTGAAAGCACAGCCGAGTCTGAGGAGTTGTCATTGATTCGGAACCAGCTTAGTCAGATAGAGAGACAGCAATCTGACCTTTTGGATCTTGTCCAG aGATTTATGGGGAAATCTCAAAACGGGATCGAGTCATTGGAAACACGTGTATCGGGCCTCGAGAGAGCATTAGACGTAATCTCCCACGATTTGGCCATTCAAACCGGAAGGATCCCAAACAATGGCTCAGCAGGAAGTACATGCTGCCCCAGTACAGAGTTTCTGAGTCCCAAATTTTGGAGGAGGGCAGAAGGAAGGTCATCCAATTCTAAGCCATCTTATCCCGGAAATTTGCCTAACAGAGACACCAATCCAGAAACTCTTCTGATGGACGGGTATAGGGTTTCCGAGCAGAACGAAATTAAATCCAGGGACTTGTGGGGAAATCAACACCAAACCAGCCAAAGAGGAAGAACATGCAGCCCAAGGAGCTTTGATTCAGCTTCAACTACTGCATTTATAACCCCTGTTGTTAAAGGTGCCTGA
- the LOC141644234 gene encoding glycosyltransferase family 92 protein RCOM_0530710-like codes for MDARKRKRIFKSPFPVNQFFSTKYLQLCFCLFALYILLYRGISCGPFRPTPLVPKLAVFSSSVSNSVQELTTHHITNRAILNGGGSGDGKKPVELRVENRVVFPDHVLVILSTRQQGPPLRQRIDCVYNNRLDDRSMGEESLIHSMLSADEYGDDRWIIQCPSPPANYSTVVGLRGHRDDAIGFEWMAGMRDSNMTAQLWNMLAYEAVVEGEDTAVVFVKGLRLKSDRESNASYFNCHFRNWSSPDKDVELTTMAITAAQEVIRCPLPPPVKQKLRNNEDVQITVERTRLHQVIPSIARLSKTNLKENNNNKYKYELCACSMVWNQAGFIKEWIAYHAWLGVQRWFIYDNNSDDGLKEVIDELDSKNYNVTRHVWPWVKSQEAGFSHCVLRARDECRWVGFFDVDEFYYIHPPRNRMAGSPSPGPGALRAIVDNVTSTSPLVGEIRTDCHSFGPSGLKKSPEEGVTLGYTCRMQNSERHKSIVRPEAVDDTLLNQVHHFMLKKEYRRKTLPKRKAVINHYKYQVWDIFKAKFNRRVSTYVVDWQENQNEKSKDRAPGLGTEAIEPSDWHKRFCEVWDTKLRDFILVNLGDPDTGLVPWGSVL; via the coding sequence ATGGATGCTCGAAAACGAAAACGGATATTTAAGTCACCTTTCCCTGTAAACCAGTTTTTTTCTACTAAATATTTACAACTATGTTTCTGTTTATTTGCTCTTTACATCTTATTATACCGAGGGATTAGTTGCGGACCATTTCGGCCCACTCCCTTGGTTCCAAAACTAGCAGTTTTTTCTTCCTCTGTCAGTAATTCAGTACAGGAACTGACAACCCACCACATAACTAATAGAGCGATTCTTAATGGTGGCGGTAGTGGTGATGGCAAGAAACCAGTGGAATTGAGGGTTGAGAACAGGGTGGTGTTCCCTGATCATGTTTTGGTGATTCTATCAACCAGACAGCAGGGCCCGCCTCTTAGACAGAGGATTGACTGTGTCTATAACAATCGGTTAGATGATCGTTCAATGGGAGAGGAAAGTCTTATTCATTCCATGTTGTCAGCGGACGAATATGGTGATGACAGGTGGATAATTCAGTGCCCATCACCGCCAGCAAACTACTCGACGGTGGTGGGTTTGCGAGGGCACCGAGATGACGCTATAGGGTTCGAGTGGATGGCAGGGATGAGAGACAGCAACATGACAGCTCAATTATGGAATATGTTAGCCTATGAGGCCGTCGTTGAAGGGGAAGACACAGCAGTCGTTTTTGTCAAGGGGTTGCGTCTCAAGTCCGACAGAGAATCAAACGCAAGTTATTTTAACTGTCATTTCAGAAATTGGAGTTCCCCAGATAAAGATGTTGAACTTACCACAATGGCAATCACAGCTGCACAAGAGGTAATCCGGTGCCCTTTGCCACCACCTGTTAAACAAAAATTGAGGAATAATGAGGATGTTCAAATCACTGTTGAGAGAACTCGATTGCATCAAGTAATACCATCAATAGCTAGGTTAAGTAAAACAAATTTAaaagaaaataacaataataaatacaagtatgAGCTATGCGCTTGTAGTATGGTATGGAACCAAGCTGGATTTATTAAGGAATGGATAGCCTACCATGCTTGGCTAGGGGTTCAGAGATGGTTTATTTATGATAATAACAGCGATGATGGACTGAAGGAGGTGATCGATGAGCTTGACTCGAAAAATTACAATGTTACTAGGCATGTTTGGCCATGGGTTAAGTCTCAGGAGGCTGGATTCTCACATTGTGTGTTGAGGGCAAGGGACGAGTGTAGATGGGTTGGGTTCTTTGACGTGGATGAATTTTATTACATTCATCCACCCAGAAACAGGATGGCTGGCAGCCCAAGCCCAGGTCCAGGCGCTCTCCGAGCAATAGTGGATAATGTCACGTCAACTTCACCATTAGTGGGCGAGATCAGAACAGATTGTCATAGCTTTGGGCCATCAGGATTGAAGAAAAGTCCCGAAGAGGGAGTGACACTGGGGTACACTTGCCGAATGCAGAATTCCGAGAGGCATAAATCGATTGTACGTCCGGAAGCCGTTGACGACACGCTTTTAAATCAGGTTCATCATTTCATGCTGAAAAAGGAATACAGAAGGAAGACCTTGCCGAAGAGAAAAGCAGTAATAAACCACTACAAGTATCAAGTTTGGGATATTTTCAAAGCCAAGTTTAATAGAAGAGTATCTACATATGTTGTTGACTGGCAAGAGAATCAGAATGAAAAGTCGAAAGACAGAGCACCTGGATTGGGTACAGAAGCTATAGAACCATCAGATTGGCATAAACGTTTCTGTGAGGTTTGGGATACCAAGTTAAGGGACTTCATTCTTGTAAACTTGGGGGACCCGGATACAGGATTGGTTCCATGGGGCTCGGTTCTATGA